One window of Actinomycetes bacterium genomic DNA carries:
- a CDS encoding GNAT family N-acetyltransferase: protein MSLPSSPRLRFVPLDESVPDDVLDGVLAVALSNPAFLATHEGSANEPGHYDRSMLERDLAVSALDPERHSYALMQADGGTVVGWADVLDRHPRDQVPWIGLLEIHGHHHRRGYGREAAAALAAHQRSPGQTLIFQSGHLR, encoded by the coding sequence GTGAGCCTCCCCAGCAGCCCCCGGTTGCGGTTCGTCCCGCTCGACGAGTCCGTTCCGGACGACGTCCTGGACGGCGTGCTCGCCGTGGCGCTGTCCAACCCGGCGTTCCTGGCCACCCATGAGGGCTCGGCCAACGAGCCGGGCCACTACGACCGTTCGATGCTTGAGCGCGACCTCGCAGTGTCAGCTCTGGACCCCGAGCGGCACTCCTACGCACTCATGCAGGCCGACGGCGGCACCGTCGTCGGCTGGGCCGACGTCCTCGACCGGCACCCGCGCGACCAGGTCCCCTGGATCGGGCTGCTGGAGATCCACGGGCACCACCACCGGCGGGGCTACGGGCGCGAGGCGGCTGCCGCGCTGGCCGCGCACCAGCGGTCCCCTG